A single region of the Nitrospira sp. genome encodes:
- a CDS encoding c-type cytochrome — translation MGNIIKKLVVGVVVGGILFGATNALGFPFVFQALFFGYAMLGAAVFMILDFPTLKPFGGVKAVGALLVFYAILSVVYIAGASMWPQYDPEDEKGKIEKILKPKREHYEAGKVEVLMQRAKALDEKAKELTARLQALGAAQAPADQKAGGEAAPTATTGAASGDVAKLGEEQWQLQECYNCHKLNGEGGKKRGPELDNIGNLLSAAEIAKKILDPKSYKAEGFEQEYEKGKMPDKYKDLMEPKDVDALAAWLAGYKNASVNTPKPIKMK, via the coding sequence ATGGGAAATATTATTAAAAAGTTGGTAGTGGGAGTCGTCGTCGGCGGAATCCTGTTCGGCGCCACCAATGCGCTGGGGTTTCCGTTCGTCTTTCAGGCGCTGTTTTTCGGGTATGCCATGCTCGGCGCCGCTGTCTTTATGATTCTTGATTTCCCGACGCTGAAGCCATTTGGTGGAGTAAAGGCAGTCGGGGCGTTGCTCGTGTTTTACGCCATTCTCTCTGTCGTCTATATCGCCGGCGCCTCCATGTGGCCGCAGTATGATCCTGAAGACGAGAAGGGCAAGATTGAAAAGATCCTCAAGCCGAAGCGTGAGCACTACGAGGCCGGCAAGGTCGAAGTGCTGATGCAGCGTGCCAAGGCTCTCGACGAGAAAGCGAAAGAGCTCACCGCACGCCTGCAGGCGTTGGGTGCCGCTCAGGCGCCGGCCGATCAGAAGGCCGGTGGCGAGGCTGCACCGACGGCTACCACTGGAGCTGCGAGTGGGGACGTTGCCAAGCTGGGTGAAGAGCAGTGGCAGCTTCAGGAGTGCTACAACTGCCACAAGCTCAACGGTGAAGGCGGGAAAAAGCGTGGTCCGGAGCTCGATAATATCGGCAATTTGCTCTCCGCTGCCGAGATTGCCAAAAAGATTCTCGATCCCAAGAGCTACAAGGCGGAAGGTTTCGAGCAGGAGTACGAGAAGGGCAAGATGCCGGACAAGTATAAGGATCTGATGGAGCCGAAAGACGTCGATGCCTTGGCGGCGTGGTTGGCTGGATACAAGAACGCTTCGGTCAACACTCCGA